DNA from Campylobacter concisus:
TGGCGTTGCGATGGAGATGACAAAGTGGTTTAACACAAACTACCACTACATCGTGCCAGAGCTTAGCAGCGAGAGTAAATTTAGCCTAAAAGCGGACAAAATTTTAAATGAATACAAAGAGGCGAAGGCCAACGGCGTAAAAGGTAAGGTAAATTTGATTGGCCCTATCACGTTCTTGGCTCTTTCAAAGGCGACCGACGGCAGTTGCCCATTTAAGCACCTTGACGCACTTGTAGGCGAGTACAAAAAGCTGCTTGAGCAAATTTCTAAGCTTGATGATGAAATTTTAGTGCAGTTTGACGAGCCGATCTTTGTAACAGACAAAAACGAAGAGCTACTTTTACCACTTATCACAAAGGTTTATAACGAGCTAACAGGCGTTGCGAACAATGTTAAAATCGTATTTGCGACATATTTTGAGCATGCGATCAAAGCAGTTAGCGAAGTGGCTAAAACTAAAATTTATGGTATCGCACTTGACTTTATCCACGGCAAGAGAAATTTTGAAGCACTTGAGACTATCAAAAACAGCCATTTAACGCTATTTGCAGGCGTGATCGACGGCAGAAATATTTGGAAAAGCAACATAGATGAGAAAGTAAAGCTTGTTCGTGAAATTTCAGAAAAAATAGGCGGCAAAGACTTTTATATCGGCACTTCATGCTCGCTTCTTCACGTGCCATACACGCTAAAATATGAAGAGAATTTAAACCCTGAGATCAAAAGCTGGCTAAGCTTTGCGGTTGAGAAGCTTGACGAGATCAAGATCATCACAAAACTTGCAAACGGCGAGAAGCTTGATGAGAGCGAAACAAAAATTTATGAAGAGAACAAAAATGCTGTTAAAACCCGCGCTACTTCAAAGCTTATCCACTCAGATAGCGTTCAAAGCCGTATCAAAAATTTAAGCAAATTTGAGCGTGACGAGAAATTTGAAGACCGCATCAAAATCCAACGCGAAACGCTAAAATACGGCATATTACCAACAACAACGATAGGCAGCTTCCCTCAAACGGTTGATCTTCGTGTACTCCGCCAAAATTTCAAAAAAGGCGAGATCGATGCGGCTGCATATGAAGCAGGCATCAAAAAATATATCGATCACTGCGTGAAATTTCAAGAAGATATCGGCCTAGACGTGCTAGTGCACGGCGAGCCAGAGAGAAACGACATGGTCGAGTACTTTGGCGAGCAGATCAGCGGATACGCATTTAGCCAAAATGGCTGGGTGCAAAGCTACGGCAGCCGCTGCGTCAAGCCACCACTTCTCTTTGGTGACGTGAGCCGCCCAGAGCCGATGACTGTTAAGTGGATGAAATACGCTCAAAGCATCACAAAACACGTAATGAAGGGCATGCTAACAGGTCCTGTAACGATGTTAAACTGGAGCTTTGTGCGTGACGATCTACCAAGAAGCGAGGTAGCAAAACAACTTGCACTTTGTATCTATGACGAGATCGCAGACCTTCAAAATGCGGGCATCAGAGTGATCCAAGTCGATGAAGCAGCGTTTAAAGAGGGCTATCCGCTAAGAGCTGAAAATATCCCCGCCTATGAGAAATTTGCGGTTGATTGCTTCAAGCTTTCAGTGAGCTCAGCCGAGGCAAAAACTCAGATCCACACGCATATGTGCTACTCTGAATTTAACGACATCATCAAGACCATCGAAGCTATGGATGCTGATGTTATCAGTATCGAGACTGCAAGAAGTGGCAACGAGCTACTTAAAATTTTCAAAGCCGTTGGCTACAAACAAGAGGTCGGACCTGGCGTTTACGACATCCACAGCCCACGTGTGCCAAGCGTCGAAGAGATCGTCGCTCAGATCAAAGCTCTGCTTGAAGTCTTGCCAAAAGAGCAACTCTGGATCAACCCAGACTGCGGCCTAAAAACCAGAAAATGGGAAGAGGTCGAGCCGAGCCTTAAAAACATGGTAGAAGCCGTTAAGATCGTAAGAGGTCTATAAATTTTAATTAAAAAGGATTTGAAAAATGAAAAGGATTTTTCTATTTGTAATATTAGTTATCTTTGCGTCCGGATGTAGTTCTGGACGCCACTCTATACCACTCAACAAAGGTGCGTACAAGCAAACAAATATCTATAGTATCAGTGAGGCTTTAAATTTAGAAGCTGCCAAAAAAGAGCTAGCAGGCTTTGAAAATGTGAGGCTTGAATTTGGCTCAAACGACCAAAATAAAAGCGTCATCAAGGCAAATGTAAAGGTTCAAAGATTTATCACTGATAGCGGAGATATAAAGGGCTATTGCC
Protein-coding regions in this window:
- the metE gene encoding 5-methyltetrahydropteroyltriglutamate--homocysteine S-methyltransferase codes for the protein MIKSYVLGFPRIGEKRELKRALEGFWAGKEGFSEENLQETAKTLRQRHWKYQQDAGISAISVNDFSFYDLMLDNIIAFGATPPRFANLSGSEQYFACSRGNKNGVAMEMTKWFNTNYHYIVPELSSESKFSLKADKILNEYKEAKANGVKGKVNLIGPITFLALSKATDGSCPFKHLDALVGEYKKLLEQISKLDDEILVQFDEPIFVTDKNEELLLPLITKVYNELTGVANNVKIVFATYFEHAIKAVSEVAKTKIYGIALDFIHGKRNFEALETIKNSHLTLFAGVIDGRNIWKSNIDEKVKLVREISEKIGGKDFYIGTSCSLLHVPYTLKYEENLNPEIKSWLSFAVEKLDEIKIITKLANGEKLDESETKIYEENKNAVKTRATSKLIHSDSVQSRIKNLSKFERDEKFEDRIKIQRETLKYGILPTTTIGSFPQTVDLRVLRQNFKKGEIDAAAYEAGIKKYIDHCVKFQEDIGLDVLVHGEPERNDMVEYFGEQISGYAFSQNGWVQSYGSRCVKPPLLFGDVSRPEPMTVKWMKYAQSITKHVMKGMLTGPVTMLNWSFVRDDLPRSEVAKQLALCIYDEIADLQNAGIRVIQVDEAAFKEGYPLRAENIPAYEKFAVDCFKLSVSSAEAKTQIHTHMCYSEFNDIIKTIEAMDADVISIETARSGNELLKIFKAVGYKQEVGPGVYDIHSPRVPSVEEIVAQIKALLEVLPKEQLWINPDCGLKTRKWEEVEPSLKNMVEAVKIVRGL